TGCATCACGACATTGGGAAAACCTTCGCGGTAACTTGGAAATGCTAAGGCGTCACTCATCGCAAAATAAGGACGGACATCGTCTTGAAAGCCTGTGGTGATGATGTTGGGATTAACTTCTATTTCTTTAAGCGTTTCGGGTAATAACGGGTCGAGTTCGGATTCTAAGGGACCAACCAGTAGGAGCCTCTCCCTAAATCCCTCTCCAAAGGAAAGGGACTTAAACGCACTGACTAATTCATTAATGCCTTTATCGCTGACTAAACGACCGACGAAAATGAAAACAAAATCTTCTTTTTGAATGCCTAATTGCTGTCTTAAGTCTTGGCTTTGTTGTTCTGAAAAATGGGCTGGACTGAAATAGGTAGTGTCGATGCCGTTGGAACTGCCATTGGCGATGAGTTTTAGTTTTTGATCTTTACAATAACCTTGATTTAGAATGATTTTATAAAGCCCTTTAGAGTTGGGATATACTTTGGTAGAGCATTTGTAAGTCAGTTTTTCTACCGCATCAAGCAACATACGTTTTAAGCCTGATGCTTCTAATAAGGGTAAACCAGCTACGGTGTGTAAACGGATTGGAACTCGTGCCATTATAGCGGCAAGCATTCCCAGAGTACCAGCTTTGGGAGTGTGTGTATGCACGATGTGTGGTTTTTCTTTGATAAAGAGCTTGTAAAGTCGCCAAACTGCTTTTAAGTCTTTCAACGGTGTAATGGCTCGGGTCATTTCCAATTGGTAAGTGGCAACTCTTTCTCTGTTTTTGACTTCCTTTAATTCACTTTCAGAGCTCGAGGATACGGCCAGTATCTCATAATGATTTTTCATAAACTTTAACTGCCCTTTTAATAGGACGTTTAAGGATATTGGCACCGTGGTGATGCGGAGGAGTTTAGCAGTCATTAATCTTTTTAATTAATTTTGCTGGTAATCCACCAATTAATGATTTTTCTGTAAACGATTTATTCACAACTGCACCTCTTGCAACTACAGAACGTTTGCTTATTTTTACACCTGATAATATTCTCACACCACATCCAATCCAAACATCATCTTCAATTATAATTTTATCAAAAGTTTCTGGATTATACTTTATTGGAAGACTTTCATTATCCCATGTATGGTTTGTAGATATTAATGATGTTGAATGAGCAATAGAAACATTATTACCAATTTTTATGCCACCTGCACCTTCTATGTAGCACATTGGGTGAATACTAACATTATTTCCTATTTCTATATTTTTAATATTTAATAAAAATACTCCAGGGTGAATAGCAACGTTTAAGCCTAATTTTTTTATAATATTCTTTAAAAAAATATATCTTAGTATTAGACCACTATAACCACCTGTCCATCTAAATAAATTAAAAAATAATAAGTTAAGTTTCTTTCCAAATATTCCAAAAAATAATACTAAAATATTTATAACACTATTGTATTTTTTAAATTTTTGTCTACCTGTCATACTACCCCTTTTTTATTTGTAAGTTCTAAGTATATATAAAAAATAACACTAAACGGGAAAACCAATAATGTAAGGGTCTTTGACGTATTAACTTTAAATGGATTAACTTTTGCGTAAAAACAAGTGTAAACCAAGTGGAAATAGTTTTTAAGAAGATCTTTATTATCCCTAGCTAACTTTATTCTCTCTTTTCTGTAAAAAATAAATGAATTAGGATTATTCCTAAGCTGATTAAATTTATTACTTGAAATACCATCATCTAAATATTCCACTACACAAAGGGCTTCATTAATTAATTTCAATTTATAATTTATATCTATTAGCCTATAGATATATCCAGGTGCTGGAAATTTTTCTTTCTTAATTTGAGGATATTTATATTTTTTAATAATTTCAGTTTTATATACAAATTTTTTATCTCCATATATGTTATTTTTTTTAAAATCAGAGAAGCAAAGTATATCTATATTGTCGGGAAATTTACTCCCAACAATACTTCCATCTTTATAAACATCAAGACCTACAATTCCTGCAATTTCAGTTGAGTCTATTTTATACCATTCATTAAGAATAATTTCAACAGCGTTATCTAGGAGAAAATCATCTGAATCAACGCAAGTATTTAGAACTGTATCTATTAAGGCGTGAGCTACATTTACTGTTGCTTGTTTACCTATATTAGCATGATAAACATACTTGATATTTATTTTTCTCTCATCAATCCATTTTTTAACCAGTTCACTGGTATCATCAGTAGAGCCATCATCTAAAACTAGCCATTTGAAGTTTTTATTTGTCTGCCTTAGTAAACTTTTATATAAATGGGGCAAACGATAAGCTCGATTATAAGTTGGTGTATAAATAGTAAGTTTCATCTAAAACTTAATTTTATTAAATGCATTACATTGGTTTTCTTCAGTATAGTTATATTTAATTAAGTTTCTTGAGTTGTTTGATAAATAGTTATACAAGTGTTTATCATTCATTATTTTATAGATATAAAACAAATAGTCATCAACGTCATTAAAATTGGTTATATATCCTGTGAAATCGTTAACAATAAAATCTGTCATTCCACCTGCGGGGTTACCAATTACAGGTTTCCCTAACATCATTGCTTCCATAACAACTCTTGGCAACCCTTCTGTGTGGGTTGGATGCACTAAAACATCCGCTTGTTTGAAATAATCCAACACTTCTGTTTCATTTAGAATAATTTCAATATCATTATTTAATTTATTTTCATTTATAAAGTTTTTTATTGATGCGTAATATTTCTGTGAAACACCACCTTCATATAATATACCTACTAGAATAACTTTAAAATCAAGTTCTTGTTCTTTAAGTTTTTTTGCGATTTCAACAACCACATGTTGCCCTTTCGTCTCCAGAAAACCTCCACAATGTAAAATTGTAAAGGGTTTGTTATGTTCTTTTTTTAAGGAGCTATTTGCCTCATCCACAGCTTGGTCTTTAACAGCATTTGGTATCACATAGATTTTATCTAAACTTGCAAAACCACCAGAAAAAATTGCTTGTCGAGTAGATTGTGAAACTGCTAAAAAAATATCAACCTTTTTTCTTATCAAAAGCTTGTTTATTAAAGGAATTGTATTAGGCAAAAACCAACCTCTAGCAAAGTAAGCAATTTTGTAATTATTTGAATTTGAGAGTATAGATAAAGTCTTAGCATTATTTACAATGACAAGATCAGCTTTAAAATCATTTATCTTTTTTTTAATGATGCTCCTATATTTTAGCCACATAAAATAATACTGAATGTAATTAAAAAACATTCGAATTTTATTTTGATTGTACAATATAAAAGGTGTATCTCTTTTATCAATTAAATCAACAGGAACTTTATATTGTTTTGCTTTATTAACAAAAGGAGTACAGCTACCCCAAAAATCAACCACCAATACTTCATTGCCAGTATTTGATAGACGCATGGCAAGCTCCAAGGTGCTTTTTCTTGCTCCTCCAAAATTTTGTACAGCTTCTAAAAAGAGAATTTTCATTATAAACGAATATGAATTATCTAAATTTAGTTTTACTAAAATAGACTCCTAATAAAATAAATAATGATATATACACAGTCTTATTTAAAGAATATAGTATAGTTGCTCTGGGTATATATATACTATAAGACAAAACACAAAAACAACAAACAATAAGAAAAATTGAAGGAATTGATTTTTTAAATGATACTATTTCTAAGTATCTCGTTACAAAACCAAATATGGAGAATATTATTAATACACCTAAAGTGCCAAAATCTAAGTAAACATCTGCCACGCAGGATGTTCCTACTCCCTAACTAGCATAACTGCCTAAGTTGTAAAATGTTAAAAATTGAGCAGAACTCGTAAGAGGTTTAGGAATATCATAAAAATTTATAAATGTTCCCTTAAGCATAGGAATTAAAAGCATTAAATCTTGTAGTGCAAATAAACCATAAAATCTCTGTTCAGATTCAACAGCTAAATTTAGAGTCCTTGCAGTAGAAGCTAACTCTCTAGTATTACTAGAAAAAGATTCTGGGTAATAATGATTTTTTTCTTCAACATTATTGGCTTGTTGTATTTTTGTTATAAAATTTGATTCTTCTTTAAATCTTCTGGCAATTCCTAAGATTGTTATAATAAAAGCACTTAAGACAAGCAAAACACTTAATTTAACAACTGAAATTTTCTTTTTAGTTACATATATATATCCAAATAATACAAATACACTATTATAAATCAATGGTCCTCTATCTCCACTTATCATAACACTAATTAAGTAAATAATTAAAAGGAATAATGTAAATTTTATGCCGTATATATATTGCATTATGGTTTCAACTTTTTGGTTGCTGATTATGATGTTTCTACAGTTTAAAATAATAATTGCATTAATTAAAGATTCAAAAAGTAATGAAAAATAACCAGCTTCATGTTCTATATTACTATTCCCATAACCTCCAAATAAGTAAGCTTTGTTAACAAATATTAGATATAAAAGCAATAAGATTGAAGCTATAACATTAAGTAACTTTATATTAACATTTTTTAAACCTTTTCTTTCTCTTTGTTTTAAATTCACGTCAAAGTTAGGTCTTATATCATAAAAAAAGATGTACGAAATCAGTGCCAATGATGACAAGCTTAAAGCTTTGCTAACAACTCTATTGTTTATCCACAGAAAAGTATGTGAAGAATTAACATTACCTAATAAATAGTCTATATATATTTGAAAATGTGCTATACAAAAAGTGATTATAAAAATCACAGATATTTTGAAATATTGTTTTTTTATATTTAAGTTTTTTTCCTTCCTTATAAAAAAATGTGATAGTAGGGATACAAACGTAAGAAATAGAATTAACTGAAAAAATGAACTATCAAAACCAACAGGTATATTACCTAAATGAATTAAAATAGATATTAACAAAACTATTAATTGAATTATCCTATTCATTCTTAGTTAAGCTTTTATCTTTTGAATGAAGAATTAATATTTTTATTAATTTAAACTCTTTAGGTTTTAGCATATAAACTATAAAAATATATAAAATAAGCGAGATACTGAGAAATATAAGTAAATCAATAAGAATATAGTTTGTAGAAAAAAATACTAAAAATTTTGACATAATAATTGCAATTAAAGAAACAAATAAAGGAAATATAATATCTCTTAATTGATTTTTAATCAAATAAATATTTGAATTATTAACATAATAGATAGCCAACAAACAGGAAATAAGGTTAGTTAACACAACTCCCCAAAGTAAAACAGTTAAACTAAAATTTATGGTAACACCTAAAATTATAAACCCAACAATAGTTCTAATAACACCAACCTTAAGGTAAAGCTTAGCATTTCCAAATGATTTAAGAGTATTTAAATTTGCCATTTCAACAAGTAATATGAGGACTGCAATACTTAGAATCTTTAAAATCGGGGTGGCTTCTATCCATTGTTCCCCTAAAACAATTTCAATTATTAAATCAGCTTTAAAAGGTATAAGTAAAAGCAAAGGGAACGACAACATATAGACCGATCTACTAATTTTTGAGCACATTGAGCTAAACTCTTCATTATCATCAATTTTGGATAAAATTGGAAAAGCGACTCCATCATAAATTGATCTAAAAATATTTAACGGGAAACTAATTAATTTTTGAGATTGTGTATAAAGACCTGTTATGTTAATAGAATAGACCTTTGAAATAATTAATGCAAAAATGTCATTATAGGCGGTTTGTAAAAATGAGGATAATATAATACGTCCGCCAAAACTAAAGAGTTTTTTAAATTCTATAAAAGAAAAAATCAGTTTTGGAAAAAATCTTACTTTAATAAAAACTAACAATGAATATATAAAGGTATAAAGTAAACGTTGTGCTACAAGTGCCCAAACACCAAAATCTAGTAAAGCTAATCCAATAGAAAGCACAACAGAAAATAGAAAAGATATTAAACTTATGTAGGTTTGGATTTTGAACTTTAACTCTCTAATTAAATGAACGCGTTGTGTTAAGGTGAATGCATTAAAAAAAAACATTAATGACATTATTCTTATAATGTTTTTTAATATTGGTTCTCCATAAAAAGTGGATATAGGTATTGCTCCATAAAAAATAACAACATACAAGAGACTGCAAATGAGTAGGTTAAAAATAAAAACAGTTGAATAATCAATTTCAGTTACATTTTTTTTCTTAACTAATGCAACACCAAAGCCTGATTCAATCATCATTGTAGAAATAGAAATAAAAATAGCTATAGTGCCTACTAAACCAAAATCATAAGGAGTAAGCAACCTTGCCAGGATGATTACTGAAATAAAGTTAAGAATACTATATCCAAACTTTTCTATCAATACCCATAAAATACTACTTGCGACTTTTGAATTAGATACAGTTTTGGACATTTAAATATATTATTTTTTTATTTTCACTACTTTCCCAGGTATTCCTACTACAACTGCTTTTGGTGGGATATTGTCTATAACTACACTATTAGCACCAATAACTGCATCATCCCCAATAATGATACCACCTAACACACAAGCACCAGCACCTATGAAAACCCTTTTGCCAATTATTGGTGTACCTCTATTATTTCTACCTGCAATAGATACGTTTTGATAAATTTGTGTATTATCACCTATAATTGCTTTCGGATGAATAACGACACCTAAACCATTATGCTTTAATTTGACACCTTGACCTAAATTACATTTATAGGGTAAATCACAAGAATAAATTATTCTTATCAGTCTCATAATTAAACCTGGTAAAAATGGTATTTTTTTTATATATAGATATCTCATTATTCTATATGTCCTCATCAGTGAGTTTTTTTCCTTAAATATCATATAAATTTACTTATTGAATTATACACTTAAGTCCTATTTTACTTGACATTGATATTTAGGTTTGCTTTCCATCGTGCCAAGATTTAACTTGTATGATCACTGGGTGTAGTTGTTTGAAATTAGCTGCATTGTTTTTTGGGGTTTGCTTGATATTATATAGTTGTTTTAACGGTCTGTTCCCGCTCCATTTATCCAACATTATTTTGGCAGATTTACTGATGTTCTTCAAATATTGGAGTTAAGGCTTTAGCCAAATATTCATCAGTTGATTTAATATAAACACTTTTTACTTTATTGACATTGGTCAATTCTGTAGCAATTACAGTCTTTTTCGTTTCATCCAACAGTAAACTTGTCTATGCAAATCAGGATTTCTATCGGATACTTTTCATTGCTTTTTTGACTTTATGAAAAAGCGTGTTTGCAGTAGCATTTTTAAGGTGACGATGGTTATAACAGTGATTTGTGCAATTAGATGTAACACTGGCTTTTGTATATTTGTTATAGCTAACTCAACTTATTTCTTTTGTCATCTACCATCTTTTCAGAATATTCTCAAACCCTCTTGCTTCCTTATCTTTACCCGAAATAATAGCTTCCTCTGCTGAAACACCCCAATTGATGTTTAAGGTTTTATCTAAAGGATTGACGCCTGTTTCGGCGACTTTGTGATAATAGTTATCGCATTTATAAGAAAATATGGCTGTTTCACTTAACACAGAAAAGCCATGCAAAAAGCCTTTTGGCACGTAGAGTTGTGTTTTGTTGTCTTCAGACAATTCAATTTCAAATTTTTGTTTAAACGTCGGTGAATCTTTTCTCATATCTATCACCACATCTTTAACTTTCCCTTTGATGACTCTGATGAGTTTGGCTTGAGACCACTTGCCAGTTTGCATGTGTAAGCCTCTTATGGTGCCGTATTGCGATTGAGATTCGTTGTCTTGAACAAAATGAGGTGATATGCCTGTAGCTTCTTCAAACCTTTGCTGATTGAAACTTTCAAAAAAATAGCCCCTTTCATCTTTAAAAATATCGGGCTGAATAATTAGGCAATTGTTCAAGTTGGTTTTAGTAATATGCATTGTTAAATAAAATGATTTATGTTTTCTCTATTTCACCAGTATTTGGCAAGGCTCAAATATTTCTGATTACAAAATTATTGTGTAATTTATTTAAAATTTTGCACTACGACAGTGTGTTTTTAATTTTTTAAGGAAAATCATACTTTTTAAAACAGGCTAACATTTTATCTCGCTACTTGGCACGGCTTCGCCAAAGCGAGTCCCATTTGAAATCGCTAAAATTTTGATTATAAGATGATTAAGATGCTACCGTTTGACCTTAATCAAATAACCAAGCCGATTTAAATATATATAATAATGCGACTTGGTTTTGTATTTTATTTGTCCATCTTTCTCTTCTATCCCAAATCCTTTTAATTTGACTTCAGAGCTATTAGGACTAATCTGTTTTATATCAATGCCTTTGTAATTGCTTGACAAGGCTTTTTTAAGATTATCAATTTCGGTTTCTGTTACTTTTGCGGGTTGGTTCAACCAAAATAAATATCGCATCACTGTTGTGACTTGAAACACACTGTTTCTCTCTTTTTCATTGATGTAAACCAAAACCATAGAAGGCAAGACAGGGATGTTTATCTTCTTTTTTCTATCGCTCCATTGTCTTACAACAGTTTGGGTAGGGCAATAGTTTTTTATGCCTATTTCCGATAGGTGCTGAGCGGTTTTTTTCTCTGTATTGGGTTTGCAATAAATCACAAACCAATGTTTTGAAGATGATACTTTTGGGTTTGCCTTTATATACTGTGGCTTAGATTGAGCCATATAAACAATAATTGATACTAAGATTAATATTGAACTTCAAAAGGATTGGATTAGTTAGTGCAAAATTAATAAAAATTAAATAAACTTTAAACTTTAATATTAAAGGCTTTTGAGGGAGTCTTGCCAGTGTAAAATTTCTATCCCAAAAACCGTTTTGAATTTATTTTTATCCATAACCGAATAGTGAGGACGTTTAGCTTTTGTTGGATAATCTTTTGACAATATAGGAATTAATTTACAGTCAATAGCTTCCTTATCAAAAATAGCTTTAGCAAAATCATACCATGAGGCAACGCCTTCGTTGGCATAGTGATAAATACTTTGTTTATTTTGCCAAATCATATATTGGCTTACACAAGTCATCATGGCTTTTGCCAAATCTCGTGCATGTGTTGGCGTGCCGATTTGATCATAAACGATTTGAAGCTGATCACGCTCTTGCCCCAAACGCAACATTGATTTCATAAAATTATGACCATATTTTGAATACAACCAAGAAGTACGAACAATTAAACTGCTCGCTTTTGAATTTAAAATAGCCTCTTCACCTGCACGTTTAGATTGTCCGTAAACACCAAGAGGGCTAACCGCATCATCTTCTGTGTAGGGTTTGTAATTTTGACCATCAAACACATAATCTGTTGAAAAATGGATTAAGGCTATTTGATGTTTTTCACAAATATTAACCAAGTTATATATAGCATCGCGATTGATACTCAATGCCTTTTCAACATCGTCTTCTGCTTGATCTACAGCGGTATATCTGCACAATTGATAATCAAATCAATATGATTTTTGTTAAAATAAAAATTTAATGCCTCGATATCTGTAATATCTAAAGTTTTGGAATCTGTAAATTGAAAATGATGTTCACTATCTTCTTCAAGACATTTGAATTCTGAACCCAATTGACCTTTTGAGCCTGTAACAAGTATATTCAATGCTTAAGTTTTTGCGAATTTAATGA
This genomic window from Flavobacterium sp. CS20 contains:
- a CDS encoding glycosyltransferase family 4 protein, whose translation is MTAKLLRITTVPISLNVLLKGQLKFMKNHYEILAVSSSSESELKEVKNRERVATYQLEMTRAITPLKDLKAVWRLYKLFIKEKPHIVHTHTPKAGTLGMLAAIMARVPIRLHTVAGLPLLEASGLKRMLLDAVEKLTYKCSTKVYPNSKGLYKIILNQGYCKDQKLKLIANGSSNGIDTTYFSPAHFSEQQSQDLRQQLGIQKEDFVFIFVGRLVSDKGINELVSAFKSLSFGEGFRERLLLVGPLESELDPLLPETLKEIEVNPNIITTGFQDDVRPYFAMSDALAFPSYREGFPNVVMQAGAMGLPSIVSDINGCNEIIEEGKNGLIIPAKDTKALQRAMIKLIKDQNLYEKLKSNSREMITLRYEQRLVWEAILEEYNQLVKNKNV
- the rfbC gene encoding dTDP-4-dehydrorhamnose 3,5-epimerase → MHITKTNLNNCLIIQPDIFKDERGYFFESFNQQRFEEATGISPHFVQDNESQSQYGTIRGLHMQTGKWSQAKLIRVIKGKVKDVVIDMRKDSPTFKQKFEIELSEDNKTQLYVPKGFLHGFSVLSETAIFSYKCDNYYHKVAETGVNPLDKTLNINWGVSAEEAIISGKDKEARGFENILKRW
- a CDS encoding O-antigen polymerase, whose protein sequence is MNRIIQLIVLLISILIHLGNIPVGFDSSFFQLILFLTFVSLLSHFFIRKEKNLNIKKQYFKISVIFIITFCIAHFQIYIDYLLGNVNSSHTFLWINNRVVSKALSLSSLALISYIFFYDIRPNFDVNLKQRERKGLKNVNIKLLNVIASILLLLYLIFVNKAYLFGGYGNSNIEHEAGYFSLLFESLINAIIILNCRNIIISNQKVETIMQYIYGIKFTLFLLIIYLISVMISGDRGPLIYNSVFVLFGYIYVTKKKISVVKLSVLLVLSAFIITILGIARRFKEESNFITKIQQANNVEEKNHYYPESFSSNTRELASTARTLNLAVESEQRFYGLFALQDLMLLIPMLKGTFINFYDIPKPLTSSAQFLTFYNLGSYAS
- a CDS encoding acyltransferase, which gives rise to MTGRQKFKKYNSVINILVLFFGIFGKKLNLLFFNLFRWTGGYSGLILRYIFLKNIIKKLGLNVAIHPGVFLLNIKNIEIGNNVSIHPMCYIEGAGGIKIGNNVSIAHSTSLISTNHTWDNESLPIKYNPETFDKIIIEDDVWIGCGVRILSGVKISKRSVVARGAVVNKSFTEKSLIGGLPAKLIKKINDC
- a CDS encoding lipopolysaccharide biosynthesis protein, producing the protein MSKTVSNSKVASSILWVLIEKFGYSILNFISVIILARLLTPYDFGLVGTIAIFISISTMMIESGFGVALVKKKNVTEIDYSTVFIFNLLICSLLYVVIFYGAIPISTFYGEPILKNIIRIMSLMFFFNAFTLTQRVHLIRELKFKIQTYISLISFLFSVVLSIGLALLDFGVWALVAQRLLYTFIYSLLVFIKVRFFPKLIFSFIEFKKLFSFGGRIILSSFLQTAYNDIFALIISKVYSINITGLYTQSQKLISFPLNIFRSIYDGVAFPILSKIDDNEEFSSMCSKISRSVYMLSFPLLLLIPFKADLIIEIVLGEQWIEATPILKILSIAVLILLVEMANLNTLKSFGNAKLYLKVGVIRTIVGFIILGVTINFSLTVLLWGVVLTNLISCLLAIYYVNNSNIYLIKNQLRDIIFPLFVSLIAIIMSKFLVFFSTNYILIDLLIFLSISLILYIFIVYMLKPKEFKLIKILILHSKDKSLTKNE
- a CDS encoding glycosyltransferase family 4 protein, with amino-acid sequence MKILFLEAVQNFGGARKSTLELAMRLSNTGNEVLVVDFWGSCTPFVNKAKQYKVPVDLIDKRDTPFILYNQNKIRMFFNYIQYYFMWLKYRSIIKKKINDFKADLVIVNNAKTLSILSNSNNYKIAYFARGWFLPNTIPLINKLLIRKKVDIFLAVSQSTRQAIFSGGFASLDKIYVIPNAVKDQAVDEANSSLKKEHNKPFTILHCGGFLETKGQHVVVEIAKKLKEQELDFKVILVGILYEGGVSQKYYASIKNFINENKLNNDIEIILNETEVLDYFKQADVLVHPTHTEGLPRVVMEAMMLGKPVIGNPAGGMTDFIVNDFTGYITNFNDVDDYLFYIYKIMNDKHLYNYLSNNSRNLIKYNYTEENQCNAFNKIKF
- a CDS encoding transcription termination/antitermination NusG family protein, translating into MAQSKPQYIKANPKVSSSKHWFVIYCKPNTEKKTAQHLSEIGIKNYCPTQTVVRQWSDRKKKINIPVLPSMVLVYINEKERNSVFQVTTVMRYLFWLNQPAKVTETEIDNLKKALSSNYKGIDIKQISPNSSEVKLKGFGIEEKDGQIKYKTKSHYYIYLNRLGYLIKVKR
- a CDS encoding glycosyltransferase family 2 protein, whose protein sequence is MKLTIYTPTYNRAYRLPHLYKSLLRQTNKNFKWLVLDDGSTDDTSELVKKWIDERKINIKYVYHANIGKQATVNVAHALIDTVLNTCVDSDDFLLDNAVEIILNEWYKIDSTEIAGIVGLDVYKDGSIVGSKFPDNIDILCFSDFKKNNIYGDKKFVYKTEIIKKYKYPQIKKEKFPAPGYIYRLIDINYKLKLINEALCVVEYLDDGISSNKFNQLRNNPNSFIFYRKERIKLARDNKDLLKNYFHLVYTCFYAKVNPFKVNTSKTLTLLVFPFSVIFYIYLELTNKKGVV
- a CDS encoding serine O-acetyltransferase, whose product is MRTYRIMRYLYIKKIPFLPGLIMRLIRIIYSCDLPYKCNLGQGVKLKHNGLGVVIHPKAIIGDNTQIYQNVSIAGRNNRGTPIIGKRVFIGAGACVLGGIIIGDDAVIGANSVVIDNIPPKAVVVGIPGKVVKIKK